In one window of Candidatus Binatia bacterium DNA:
- a CDS encoding lytic transglycosylase domain-containing protein, producing MAQRRGPRTKKAAAQAQRRAALRALCLLGAEGLALSIVGVVVVIAGLGRFAAWFAGAGLWAHLLPFAAAVLGLGVLTAGLLWGWVRARAWLSRWASWLPVGVALSLAAVSVGLATRPGFHDALADLQGLVGGQAEAERIAIAHQVYATYRRADPAEWRRMLERAHDYEAAVHDAAAAFDLDGEVLMGVAATESSFLPRTSKDGGRGLFQLTNLPAPAVEAARQALRVKRIDPRDHRHNAFAGAATLRLYLDDVDGDIFLGLLAYNMGPRNGGLRSIMDQYGARDFVTIQPYLQLLPRDYPIRVLAGALAYRLWRTGGQLPRYEDGENARTIQEVGIPGFPAEPLPAIRRARPSS from the coding sequence GTGGCGCAGAGGCGGGGGCCGCGGACGAAGAAGGCGGCGGCGCAGGCCCAGCGACGGGCTGCGTTGCGGGCTCTCTGCCTGCTCGGCGCCGAGGGGCTGGCCCTGAGTATTGTCGGTGTGGTCGTAGTCATTGCCGGGCTGGGGCGTTTTGCGGCGTGGTTCGCCGGCGCCGGGCTGTGGGCGCACCTGCTTCCGTTCGCCGCGGCGGTACTCGGTCTCGGCGTACTGACCGCCGGCCTGTTGTGGGGGTGGGTACGGGCGCGGGCATGGCTGTCGAGATGGGCGTCGTGGCTGCCGGTCGGGGTCGCGCTGTCTCTGGCAGCCGTGTCGGTTGGGCTGGCGACGCGACCGGGGTTCCACGACGCTCTCGCCGACCTGCAGGGCCTCGTCGGCGGTCAGGCCGAGGCGGAACGGATTGCCATTGCACATCAGGTGTACGCCACTTATCGGCGCGCCGATCCTGCCGAGTGGCGACGCATGCTCGAGCGGGCGCACGACTACGAGGCAGCCGTACACGATGCCGCAGCGGCGTTCGATCTGGACGGTGAAGTGCTCATGGGTGTCGCCGCGACGGAGTCGTCGTTCCTGCCGCGCACGAGCAAGGACGGCGGCCGTGGGCTGTTCCAATTGACCAACCTGCCGGCCCCGGCGGTCGAGGCGGCAAGACAGGCGCTCAGGGTGAAGCGTATCGACCCCCGCGACCATCGGCACAACGCCTTCGCGGGCGCGGCGACCTTGCGGCTCTACCTCGACGATGTCGACGGCGATATATTCCTCGGTCTGCTGGCGTACAACATGGGACCGCGCAACGGCGGGCTGCGTTCGATCATGGACCAGTACGGCGCACGCGACTTCGTCACCATCCAGCCTTACTTGCAGCTCCTGCCGCGCGACTACCCGATTCGGGTTCTCGCCGGCGCGCTTGCCTACCGTCTGTGGCGCACCGGCGGGCAGCTGCCGCGCTACGAGGACGGCGAGAACGCCCGGACGATTCAGGAGGTCGGCATACCGGGGTTCCCTGCGGAGCCGCTGCCTGCGATCCGTCGCGCCCGCCCGTCTTCTTGA
- a CDS encoding GNAT family N-acetyltransferase, translated as MHVTVREATQMDAAACGRVLYAAFKAIADQHGFEADFDNNEQATRVVTHLLNQPTFHGVVAEASGRIVGSSFLAEADPIRAVGPISVDPGVQHAGVGRQLMAAMLERGKQAPGIRLVQDAFNATSMALYTSLGFAVREPLVLLRGRPTGARDRGVVVRPMRPSDLPACATLCERVHGAPRTAELRGALRSLTPLIAERGDRITAYVTTLSFWQVAHGVAESEADLQELVLGAAALREEPVTFLLPTRQTAMFRWCLGARLRIRKPMTLMTLRAYQEPVGCYFPSVAY; from the coding sequence ATGCACGTAACGGTTCGAGAAGCGACACAGATGGATGCCGCCGCCTGCGGGCGGGTACTTTATGCGGCTTTCAAGGCCATTGCGGACCAGCACGGCTTCGAGGCCGATTTCGATAACAACGAGCAGGCCACGCGTGTCGTGACCCACTTGCTTAATCAGCCCACCTTCCACGGGGTCGTGGCCGAGGCGAGCGGGCGCATCGTCGGATCGAGTTTCCTGGCCGAGGCCGATCCGATTCGCGCCGTCGGCCCGATATCCGTCGATCCCGGGGTCCAGCATGCGGGGGTCGGGCGGCAGCTCATGGCGGCGATGCTGGAGCGGGGAAAACAGGCTCCGGGTATCCGTCTGGTGCAGGACGCCTTCAACGCCACGTCGATGGCGTTGTACACCAGCCTCGGCTTTGCCGTACGCGAGCCTCTGGTATTGCTGCGCGGTCGGCCGACCGGAGCCCGTGACCGGGGCGTCGTGGTCCGGCCAATGCGGCCGTCGGACCTGCCGGCGTGCGCCACGCTGTGCGAGCGGGTTCACGGGGCGCCCCGCACTGCCGAACTCCGGGGAGCACTGCGTTCCCTCACTCCGCTGATCGCCGAGCGTGGTGACCGCATCACGGCTTACGTTACGACTCTGTCCTTCTGGCAGGTTGCGCACGGGGTGGCGGAATCGGAGGCGGACCTGCAGGAACTCGTCCTCGGTGCGGCCGCGCTCCGCGAAGAACCGGTCACCTTCCTCCTGCCCACCCGGCAAACGGCGATGTTCCGCTGGTGCCTGGGCGCCCGGCTACGCATCCGGAAACCGATGACCCTGATGACCCTGCGCGCGTATCAGGAGCCGGTAGGCTGCTACTTCCCGTCCGTGGCGTATTGA
- a CDS encoding molybdopterin-dependent oxidoreductase produces the protein MEETLVNPHADARRSGRLIQPLVRENGRLQPATWDVALERAVGGFRRIQETHGGEAIAMLSCSKATNEVNYLAQKVARVAFRTNNIDSCNRTUHAPSVVGLTTIFGLGGGTNSYREVEDTDVILLWGSNARDAHPVWFQHLLKGLHKGARLYVMDPRRTASAQWADVWLGLDVGTDIALANAMAREIIAAGLHHPEFIANATEGFEAYRTAVDGYTLTEAERTTGVPAEVIREAAHTYARASKAMIFWTLGIAQHHNAVDCVLALINLALLTGHVGKWASGCNPLRGQNNVQGGGEMGALPHRLPGFHDILNPDSRRLFEALWQVPIISHYGWNLTQMLLAMERRELRALYIVGENPAHSDANAGHVEELLRGLDHLVVQEVFLTRTAEFADVVLPAAATWCESEGTMTNSERRVQRVRKALDPPPDARDDLWILAEVARRMGVAWEHPTAESIWNEFRSIAPIFAGLSYARLDALNGIQWPCPDESHPGTAFLHARLWEEPRGGRAAPFSVVHHDGPVEPPDAEYPFLLTTGRRLEVYNTGVQTASYNPPLRRSEAIDLAPEDAQRLGIVSGALVEVVSRRGRVTARAGIDGGLRPGLVFMPVNFPDVTNTNALTIDAFDPKSGTSEFKACAVRIAAVSR, from the coding sequence ATGGAGGAGACACTGGTGAACCCTCACGCCGATGCGCGCCGCTCCGGCCGCTTGATCCAACCGTTGGTTCGGGAAAACGGCCGCTTGCAACCGGCAACCTGGGACGTTGCGCTCGAGCGTGCCGTCGGCGGGTTCAGGCGCATCCAGGAAACCCACGGCGGCGAAGCGATTGCCATGCTGAGCTGCTCGAAGGCTACCAACGAAGTCAACTATCTGGCACAGAAAGTCGCCCGCGTCGCTTTTCGCACCAACAATATCGATAGCTGCAACCGTACCTGACACGCCCCCAGCGTCGTCGGTCTGACGACCATCTTCGGTTTGGGCGGCGGCACCAATTCGTATCGCGAGGTGGAAGATACCGACGTTATCCTGCTGTGGGGCTCGAACGCCCGCGACGCCCACCCGGTCTGGTTTCAACATCTTCTCAAGGGCCTCCATAAGGGCGCCCGCCTGTATGTCATGGACCCCCGCCGCACCGCGTCGGCACAGTGGGCCGACGTCTGGCTGGGTCTGGACGTCGGCACCGACATTGCCCTCGCCAATGCCATGGCTCGGGAGATCATCGCCGCGGGACTGCACCACCCCGAGTTCATCGCCAACGCGACCGAAGGTTTCGAGGCCTACCGTACCGCCGTCGACGGCTACACCCTGACCGAGGCCGAACGGACTACCGGCGTACCCGCCGAGGTCATCCGCGAAGCCGCGCACACCTATGCGCGCGCCAGCAAGGCGATGATCTTCTGGACCCTCGGCATCGCCCAGCATCACAACGCCGTCGACTGCGTACTCGCACTGATCAACCTCGCCCTGCTCACCGGGCACGTCGGCAAGTGGGCCTCGGGCTGCAACCCCCTGCGCGGCCAGAACAACGTCCAGGGCGGCGGCGAGATGGGCGCTTTGCCGCATCGACTGCCCGGCTTCCACGACATCCTGAACCCGGACTCGCGCCGCCTCTTCGAGGCTCTCTGGCAGGTGCCGATCATTTCCCACTACGGCTGGAACCTGACCCAAATGCTGCTCGCCATGGAGCGCAGAGAACTGCGCGCGCTCTACATCGTCGGCGAAAACCCGGCCCATTCCGACGCCAATGCCGGGCATGTCGAGGAACTTCTGCGCGGCCTCGATCATCTCGTCGTGCAGGAGGTGTTTCTGACCCGCACGGCCGAGTTCGCCGACGTCGTCCTGCCCGCGGCGGCGACATGGTGCGAGAGCGAAGGGACGATGACCAACAGCGAACGCCGGGTGCAACGGGTGCGCAAGGCCCTCGATCCCCCGCCGGACGCTCGCGACGACCTCTGGATTCTCGCGGAGGTTGCCCGCCGCATGGGGGTTGCGTGGGAGCATCCGACGGCGGAGTCGATCTGGAACGAGTTTCGTTCGATCGCCCCGATCTTCGCCGGACTGAGTTACGCCCGCCTCGACGCCCTCAACGGCATCCAGTGGCCATGCCCCGACGAGTCGCACCCGGGCACCGCGTTCCTGCACGCCCGCCTGTGGGAAGAGCCGCGCGGCGGGCGCGCGGCGCCGTTTTCCGTCGTACACCATGACGGCCCGGTCGAACCGCCCGACGCGGAATATCCGTTCCTGTTGACCACCGGTCGCCGCCTCGAGGTCTACAACACCGGCGTGCAGACGGCGTCGTACAATCCGCCGCTGCGCCGCAGCGAGGCGATCGATCTTGCCCCCGAAGACGCGCAGCGGCTCGGGATCGTTTCCGGTGCGCTGGTCGAGGTGGTCTCCCGTCGCGGCCGCGTGACCGCACGAGCCGGAATCGACGGCGGCCTGCGTCCGGGTCTGGTGTTCATGCCGGTCAATTTTCCCGACGTGACCAACACCAACGCCCTGACGATAGATGCCTTCGATCCGAAATCGGGCACGTCGGAGTTCAAGGCCTGCGCGGTGCGCATCGCGGCCGTATCGAGGTAG
- a CDS encoding 2Fe-2S iron-sulfur cluster-binding protein, whose protein sequence is MSAAPVSQASGGLADGIDLGIDGRWVRVPPGTTILGACRNHGIEVPTLCYLETLTPANACRLCVVEIEGARALVQSCTRLVEPGLRVHTQSERVRHARRMVLEMLASSVDLTAAPALRGLLDAYGCDPTRYGPAQSAHDRDGGQAGHPAPVDPGVAAGVAQPVKIDNNLYVRDYGKCVLCYRCVATCGADYQNTFAIGVAGRGFEARIGTEFAVPLPASACVYCGNCVAVCPTGALLARDEYDLRGAGRYDETRQSVTDTVCPYCGIGCTLRLHVQDGRIVKVTSPLDNSVTRGNLCIKGRFGWRFVHDVDRAEDERRR, encoded by the coding sequence ATGTCGGCGGCGCCGGTTTCGCAAGCGAGCGGTGGCCTGGCGGATGGCATCGATCTAGGTATCGACGGCCGCTGGGTGCGAGTACCGCCCGGCACGACGATTCTCGGCGCCTGCCGCAACCACGGCATCGAGGTTCCCACCCTTTGCTACCTGGAGACGCTGACCCCGGCGAACGCTTGCCGGCTGTGTGTGGTCGAGATCGAGGGTGCCCGCGCGCTCGTGCAGAGCTGTACGCGACTCGTCGAGCCGGGCCTGCGGGTGCACACGCAGTCGGAGCGGGTGCGCCACGCGCGCAGGATGGTGTTGGAGATGCTGGCGTCGTCGGTCGACCTCACGGCCGCACCGGCGCTCCGGGGCCTGTTGGACGCTTACGGTTGCGATCCGACACGGTACGGTCCGGCACAGTCGGCACACGACCGCGATGGCGGTCAAGCCGGGCATCCGGCGCCGGTCGATCCCGGTGTTGCCGCCGGCGTCGCCCAGCCGGTCAAGATCGACAACAACCTCTACGTGCGCGACTACGGCAAGTGCGTGCTCTGTTACCGGTGCGTAGCCACGTGTGGTGCGGACTACCAGAACACCTTTGCCATCGGTGTCGCGGGGCGCGGATTCGAGGCGCGCATCGGCACCGAATTCGCCGTGCCTCTGCCGGCCTCGGCGTGCGTATACTGCGGCAACTGCGTCGCCGTGTGCCCGACCGGGGCGTTGCTGGCCAGGGACGAATACGACCTGCGCGGCGCCGGCCGTTACGACGAGACCCGGCAAAGCGTTACGGACACGGTATGCCCGTATTGCGGCATCGGTTGCACGTTGCGCCTGCACGTACAGGACGGACGAATCGTGAAGGTGACGTCGCCGCTGGACAACAGCGTCACGCGCGGAAATCTCTGCATCAAAGGCCGCTTCGGCTGGCGCTTCGTGCACGACGTCGACCGCGCCGAAGACGAACGCCGGCGCTGA
- a CDS encoding enoyl-CoA hydratase/isomerase family protein — translation MSETIGIDRIGPSAARVTLQRPAKRNALSVALRDEVSDALDAMAGDESCKCVVITGAGEVFSAGFDLSEFRRAAGDADFSRALWASSDRFHHTLLSFPLPLLAAVNGPALAGGFDLAVCCDVRIAVTTARFAHPEFTFGDVVYSPLHDLVGGAVARELCLTGRELTAQEALTLGLVSEVVAPEALDDAVARVVQRIDTAPRDRLMRTKAKAIARAAIAVRETLDL, via the coding sequence ATGAGCGAGACCATCGGCATCGATCGCATCGGACCGTCGGCGGCGCGGGTGACGCTCCAGCGCCCCGCCAAACGCAACGCGCTTTCCGTTGCCCTGCGCGACGAGGTGAGCGACGCTCTCGACGCGATGGCCGGCGACGAGTCGTGCAAGTGCGTCGTGATCACGGGTGCGGGGGAGGTGTTCTCCGCAGGCTTCGATCTCTCCGAGTTCCGCCGCGCCGCCGGGGACGCCGATTTCTCGCGCGCTCTGTGGGCCTCGAGCGATCGCTTCCACCATACGCTGCTGTCGTTCCCGCTGCCGCTGCTCGCCGCGGTGAACGGGCCCGCGCTGGCGGGCGGCTTCGACCTCGCCGTGTGCTGCGACGTGCGCATCGCTGTCACAACGGCCCGGTTCGCGCATCCGGAGTTTACGTTCGGCGACGTCGTCTACTCGCCGCTGCACGATCTCGTCGGCGGCGCGGTAGCTCGCGAACTATGCCTGACAGGCCGGGAGCTCACGGCACAGGAGGCGTTGACTCTCGGCCTGGTGTCGGAAGTCGTGGCGCCGGAGGCCCTCGACGACGCGGTGGCGCGCGTCGTGCAACGCATCGACACGGCGCCGCGCGACCGGTTGATGCGCACCAAGGCGAAGGCCATCGCGCGCGCGGCTATCGCCGTCCGGGAGACGCTCGATCTGTGA
- a CDS encoding PaaI family thioesterase — protein MSTANDTPRPDDAELAAMFGTAAFHRTLGATIRRSGAGVEILVRLDERFESIPGRLHGGIVSSVLDTASTWALIAETGKIFTTVDLRTDFLRPAPIGDLLAIGTVVALGSSVARSGARLLDAQGRCCATATGTFVRIG, from the coding sequence GTGAGTACGGCAAACGACACCCCCCGCCCGGACGATGCGGAACTGGCGGCGATGTTCGGTACCGCCGCCTTCCACCGCACGCTCGGTGCAACGATCCGCCGCAGTGGGGCGGGAGTCGAAATCCTGGTGCGGCTCGACGAACGCTTCGAGAGTATTCCCGGACGGCTGCACGGCGGTATCGTGTCCAGCGTGCTCGATACGGCCAGCACGTGGGCACTGATCGCCGAGACCGGAAAGATATTCACGACCGTGGATCTGCGTACCGACTTCCTGCGTCCGGCGCCGATCGGCGATCTGCTGGCCATCGGCACGGTGGTAGCCCTCGGCTCGAGCGTCGCCCGATCCGGCGCCCGCCTTCTCGATGCCCAGGGTCGTTGCTGTGCGACCGCCACCGGCACTTTCGTGCGCATCGGCTGA
- a CDS encoding U32 family peptidase, producing the protein MKIIAPVDRPDEAQALIDAGADELFCGLYWEPWLQTYTIAAVNRRSGSIASIESVDALAETVRIAHAAGVPVCLTINEHYYTSVQYPLLFEYIGCALDTGVDSLIVADPALVLGIRAARLNAELHLSTGTAIFNSEAAAFFRDLGVSRVTLERQQTIEEVGSVVRNLDGMETAVFVLNGRCPNVDGLCTYDHVQIPGEAFKNACMLPCQVRCQSAGTAARRKRDADYRHVSPVVRQRVWERYHMDQSPCGACALYDLARLGVTHVKVVGRGNPTARKLADVRFIRAMLTLSTDRTIDRNRFRDAARLLHAHTYRQPCRSATCYYPEAIAARPKVA; encoded by the coding sequence GTGAAGATCATTGCTCCGGTAGATCGCCCAGACGAGGCGCAGGCGCTCATCGACGCCGGCGCCGACGAGCTGTTCTGCGGGCTGTACTGGGAACCGTGGCTGCAGACCTACACGATCGCGGCCGTCAACCGCCGCTCGGGTAGCATCGCCAGCATCGAATCGGTCGACGCTCTGGCGGAAACCGTCCGTATCGCACACGCCGCCGGTGTCCCGGTCTGCCTCACGATCAACGAGCACTACTACACGAGCGTACAGTACCCTCTGCTCTTCGAGTACATCGGTTGCGCGCTCGACACCGGCGTCGACAGCCTGATCGTCGCCGACCCGGCACTCGTTCTCGGTATCCGAGCGGCGAGACTCAATGCCGAGCTCCATCTCAGCACCGGCACGGCGATCTTCAACTCGGAGGCTGCGGCTTTCTTTCGCGATCTCGGCGTGTCGCGGGTCACGCTGGAGCGGCAGCAGACCATCGAAGAGGTCGGCAGCGTGGTGCGCAACCTTGACGGGATGGAAACCGCCGTCTTCGTGCTCAACGGACGCTGCCCCAACGTCGACGGCCTGTGCACGTACGACCACGTCCAGATCCCCGGCGAGGCGTTCAAGAACGCCTGCATGCTCCCGTGTCAGGTGCGCTGCCAGAGCGCCGGCACGGCCGCGCGACGCAAACGCGACGCCGATTATCGCCACGTCAGCCCCGTTGTCCGCCAGCGCGTGTGGGAACGCTATCACATGGATCAGTCGCCCTGCGGCGCCTGCGCACTGTACGACCTTGCGCGTCTCGGCGTGACTCACGTCAAGGTGGTTGGCCGAGGCAACCCGACGGCGCGCAAGCTCGCCGACGTGCGCTTCATCCGTGCGATGCTGACGCTCTCGACCGATCGGACGATCGACCGCAACCGCTTTCGGGACGCGGCTCGACTCCTGCACGCACACACTTACCGCCAGCCCTGCCGCAGCGCGACCTGTTACTACCCGGAAGCCATCGCCGCGCGGCCGAAAGTCGCATGA
- a CDS encoding FAD-binding oxidoreductase has translation MALSRDAYVALRDVVGHEFISDDPVILDSYSFYFLSELITALGHGGEKKFIPRPAAVLLPENTVQVQEIVRVCNRKGLRFHAFSTGVVCEGGEDRIQIDLRRMNRIVDIDAKNKIAVIEPYVSNARLFHAAIKKGLRAHVHAAGANTSPLASATSVGGEGPDNPSAGYSSRNVLGVEWVLPTGELLQLGALGAGAGWFCGDGPGPSLRGMMRGVFGAFGGLGVFTRVAVKLYPWHGPAVFKGHGLPPTYDGELPANMRCFFAGFPTSDQMYDAVNAVWEEGIAHTFNRMPRSFLCYAMSDSNEAAWELWQSGLLDRELTNGISLILAGHSPAELDYKEKVLHEILRRTGGRLAETLQQEPRLALGVLRTSILSDHVFRGVSRPSGGILEGYYLNESVDVSRLSHDASYAHTKTYTDQGICIDNGETNWGTFSDIAYLSEQIPHFDPRDEKSVQGMLDLLATSYQKQFETRSGAGLFANIGALMNDTFGPMLSNVHVWKKKIKKAFDPNTACDPMGYAFPED, from the coding sequence ATGGCTCTCTCCAGAGATGCGTACGTGGCCCTGCGGGATGTCGTCGGCCACGAGTTCATCAGCGACGATCCGGTGATCCTCGACAGCTATTCCTTCTATTTCCTTTCCGAGCTGATCACTGCCCTGGGGCACGGCGGCGAGAAGAAGTTCATTCCCAGACCGGCCGCCGTTCTGCTGCCGGAGAACACCGTGCAGGTGCAGGAGATCGTGCGCGTCTGCAACCGCAAAGGACTGCGGTTTCACGCTTTCTCCACCGGCGTCGTCTGCGAAGGCGGCGAGGACCGTATCCAGATCGATCTTCGCCGTATGAACCGGATCGTCGACATCGACGCGAAGAACAAGATCGCCGTAATCGAACCGTACGTGAGCAACGCGAGATTGTTCCACGCGGCGATCAAGAAAGGGCTGCGCGCACACGTGCATGCCGCGGGGGCCAACACCTCGCCGCTGGCAAGCGCAACGTCGGTGGGCGGAGAAGGCCCCGACAACCCCAGCGCCGGCTACAGCTCGCGCAACGTCCTCGGTGTCGAGTGGGTGCTGCCGACCGGCGAACTGCTGCAACTGGGCGCTCTCGGTGCCGGTGCGGGCTGGTTCTGCGGGGACGGTCCGGGACCCAGCCTGCGCGGCATGATGCGCGGTGTGTTCGGCGCCTTCGGCGGGCTTGGCGTGTTCACCAGGGTGGCGGTGAAGCTCTACCCGTGGCACGGCCCGGCCGTGTTCAAAGGTCATGGCCTGCCGCCCACCTACGACGGTGAACTGCCGGCAAACATGCGCTGTTTCTTCGCCGGCTTTCCGACCAGCGACCAGATGTACGACGCCGTCAACGCCGTCTGGGAAGAGGGCATCGCCCATACCTTCAACCGCATGCCGCGCTCGTTCCTCTGTTACGCCATGTCCGACTCGAACGAAGCGGCATGGGAGCTCTGGCAGTCCGGCCTGCTGGACCGCGAGCTTACCAACGGCATTTCGTTGATTCTCGCCGGTCACTCGCCCGCCGAGCTCGACTACAAGGAGAAGGTCCTCCACGAGATCCTGAGACGCACGGGTGGACGCCTCGCGGAGACGCTGCAACAGGAACCCCGACTCGCCCTCGGCGTCCTGCGCACCAGCATCCTAAGCGACCACGTCTTCCGCGGCGTCAGTCGCCCCAGCGGCGGTATACTCGAAGGGTACTACCTGAACGAATCGGTCGACGTCTCCCGCCTGAGCCACGACGCCTCATACGCTCACACCAAAACCTACACCGACCAGGGCATCTGCATCGACAACGGCGAAACCAACTGGGGCACTTTCAGCGACATCGCCTATCTGTCCGAACAGATCCCGCACTTCGACCCACGCGACGAGAAATCGGTGCAGGGCATGCTCGACTTGTTGGCGACTTCCTACCAGAAGCAATTCGAGACCCGCAGCGGCGCCGGGCTGTTCGCCAACATCGGGGCGCTCATGAACGACACGTTCGGACCCATGCTGAGCAACGTCCACGTGTGGAAGAAGAAGATCAAGAAGGCCTTCGATCCCAACACCGCGTGCGATCCCATGGGCTACGCCTTCCCGGAGGACTAG
- a CDS encoding (Fe-S)-binding protein has protein sequence MALEDFEADMMRCSRCSDCKFAPASQLDEDWPEICPSIARYGFHSYSAGGRFVAGLSFLTKRVGYSPELLDVLYKCQLCGACDVACKKDRELEPLEMMTEFRAHCVRDGQTIPAHAKLIESLRQNDNMMQRPRAGRGDWARGLGVRTLAEGNVEVAYHAGCRLSFDSAQWNIARSAIEVLQRAGLTVGIAGDNELCCGGRAYEMGYREPLAHYADQHRKTLAAAGVKTLVTSCAHCYHAFKILYHKIGKPLGVDVVHVTEYVDRLMAAGRLELTTEVPMEVTYHDPCHLGRLAEPWIPWEGEEKKVMNQLVLRDPPKEFRRGTHGVYRAPRQVLERIPGLRLTEMARIEGYSWCCGAGGGVREAYPDFAAWTARQRLDEAAGTGADALVTACPWCIRSLEDSTRQTGATIDVYDVIELVHKAL, from the coding sequence ATGGCACTGGAGGACTTCGAAGCCGACATGATGCGCTGTAGCCGCTGCTCGGACTGCAAGTTCGCGCCGGCATCCCAGCTCGACGAAGACTGGCCGGAGATCTGTCCGAGCATTGCGCGTTACGGATTCCACTCCTACTCCGCCGGCGGCCGCTTTGTCGCCGGCCTCTCGTTCCTGACCAAACGCGTGGGCTACTCGCCGGAACTACTGGACGTGCTCTACAAGTGCCAGCTCTGCGGCGCGTGCGACGTTGCCTGCAAGAAGGACCGCGAGCTCGAACCGCTGGAGATGATGACCGAATTCCGCGCCCACTGCGTGCGCGATGGACAGACGATTCCGGCGCACGCAAAGCTCATCGAGAGTCTGCGGCAAAACGACAACATGATGCAGCGGCCACGCGCCGGCCGCGGCGATTGGGCGAGGGGATTGGGTGTGCGGACCCTCGCCGAGGGCAACGTCGAGGTCGCCTACCACGCCGGCTGCCGCCTGTCTTTCGACAGTGCCCAGTGGAACATCGCCCGCAGTGCCATCGAGGTCCTGCAGCGCGCCGGACTCACCGTCGGTATCGCCGGCGACAATGAACTCTGCTGCGGCGGGCGCGCCTACGAGATGGGCTATCGGGAGCCGCTCGCTCACTATGCCGACCAGCACCGGAAGACGCTGGCCGCGGCGGGGGTCAAGACCCTCGTGACCTCGTGCGCCCACTGTTACCACGCCTTCAAAATCCTCTACCACAAGATCGGCAAGCCGCTCGGCGTCGACGTCGTGCACGTTACCGAGTACGTCGACCGGCTCATGGCAGCCGGCCGCCTCGAGCTGACCACCGAGGTTCCCATGGAGGTCACCTATCACGATCCCTGCCATCTCGGCCGGCTGGCCGAGCCGTGGATTCCCTGGGAGGGCGAAGAAAAGAAGGTCATGAACCAACTCGTCCTGCGCGATCCGCCCAAGGAGTTCCGGCGTGGTACCCACGGGGTCTATCGCGCCCCACGGCAGGTGCTCGAACGGATTCCCGGACTGCGACTGACCGAAATGGCGCGGATCGAGGGCTATAGCTGGTGCTGCGGCGCCGGGGGTGGGGTTCGCGAGGCGTACCCGGACTTCGCCGCGTGGACCGCACGGCAACGGCTCGACGAAGCCGCCGGCACGGGTGCCGACGCTCTGGTCACCGCCTGTCCGTGGTGCATCCGCAGCCTCGAAGACTCGACCCGGCAGACGGGCGCGACCATCGACGTCTACGACGTCATCGAGCTCGTGCACAAGGCGCTTTGA